The Apium graveolens cultivar Ventura chromosome 6, ASM990537v1, whole genome shotgun sequence genome contains a region encoding:
- the LOC141666388 gene encoding uncharacterized protein LOC141666388, with translation MALRSKMVNVSSCCSWCHADVEDAVHVLFTCGIAREVWSSVGLQNVVRVIQNDTVMSILKRVLEVGTREQWIMVGLMCWSLWTRRNKWVWERVHMSAFGIKAMALNLVADWKRARASEGANRSVTTEHCKIWVKPPEGWIKINIDASFCAGGSNVGIGCVARDSRGRFLRARCNVLHGTAQVREAEACSLKEALEWIRGWRTEKCIFESDAKLLVDAFQRDRGRSNFDTIVETCSSSLKHFKEVSIVFASRSANSVAHVLAQAAYYMSGPTEWFSAAPDFISCNLELDLN, from the coding sequence ATGGCTTTGCGGAGTAAAATGGTGAATGTTTCTTCTTGTTGTTCCTGGTGTCATGCAGATGTAGAAGATGCAGTACATGTTCTGTTTACTTGTGGTATTGCAAGAGAAGTATGGAGTTCAGTGGGATTGCAAAATGTGGTCAGGGTCATACAAAATGATACTGTCATGTCAATTCTTAAACGAGTGCTTGAAGTGGGTACACGGGAACAATGGATTATGGTGGGTCTGATGTGTTGGAGTTTATGGACGAGGAGGAATAAATGGGTGTGGGAGAGAGTCCATATGTCTGCTTTTGGTATTAAGGCCATGGCACTTAATTTGGTGGCTGATTGGAAACGTGCTCGAGCCTCAGAGGGTGCAAACCGGAGTGTGACTACTGAACACTGCAAAATATGGGTGAAACCACCGGAAGGGTGGATAAAGATAAATATCGATGCATCGTTTTGTGCAGGAGGCAGTAACGTTGGGATTGGTTGTGTGGCTCGTGATAGCAGAGGCCGTTTTCTTCGAGCAAGATGCAATGTATTGCATGGAACTGCACAGGTGCGAGAGGCGGAGGCGTGCAGTTTAAAAGAAGCTCTAGAATGGATTCGAGGATGGAGAACAGAAAAGTGCATCTTTGAATCAGATGCCAAGCTACTAGTGGATGCATTTCAGAGGGATCGAGGGAGATCAAACTTTGATACTATTGTTGAAACTTGTAGTAGTAGTCTTAAACACTTTAAGGAAGTGTCGATTGTTTTTGCTAGTCGATCTGCGAATAGTGTGGCTCATGTATTAGCACAAGCTGCATATTATATGTCAGGTCCTACGGAGTGGTTTAGTGCTGCTCCAGATTTTATTTCATGTAACCTTGAGTTGGATTTAAATTAG
- the LOC141663705 gene encoding uncharacterized protein LOC141663705: MGERKVLSKYYSPDFIKVHANNNQIKVRMMLSLNIRCNLCGNYIGKGTKFNSRKEEVIGQRYVDTIKIFRFYIKCSACCSEITVITDPQNSDYIVESGASRIFEPWREEQETREVGDALENRARGLKREMGDVVALEELRFIKSRHNADVSVDALINHLVPEKKKDELCQEDDEALIKSEFGGLEDEEEDILDSNNNNNIGFKKTRVSGDFSYICGKGSCATSGGKLILSHICAMKKNPEQKALERTGNKDKTKDDQAKKTLQSLFKDYESDEEDS; encoded by the coding sequence ATGGGAGAAAGAAAAGTGTTGAGCAAGTACTATTCGCCTGATTTCATAAAAGTGCATGCAAACAACAACCAAATAAAGGTTCGTATGATGCTGTCCCTGAATATTCGATGCAATTTATGTGGAAATTATATTGGGAAAGGTACCAAGTTTAATTCGAGAAAAGAAGAGGTTATCGGGCAGAGATATGTAGATACTATCAAGATTTTTAGGTTTTACATCAAGTGCTCCGCTTGTTGTAGTGAGATCACTGTGATAACCGACCCACAAAATTCTGATTATATTGTCGAGTCCGGTGCATCCAGGATTTTCGAACCTTGGCGTGAGGAACAAGAAACTAGGGAAGTTGGGGATGCTCTTGAGAACCGGGCTCGGGGTTTGAAAAGAGAGATGGGGGATGTTGTTGCGTTGGAGGAGTTGCGGTTTATAAAATCTAGACATAATGCAGATGTTAGTGTTGATGCATTGATTAATCACCTGGTGCccgagaagaagaaggatgagtTGTGTCAAGAGGATGATGAAGCTTTGATTAAATCTGAGTTTGGTGGACtggaagatgaagaagaagataTTTTagatagtaataataataataatattggcTTCAAGAAAACAAGAGTTTCCGGGGATTTTAGTTATATTTGTGGTAAAGGATCTTGTGCTACATCGGGTGGTAAACTCATTCTCAGTCACATTTGTGCCATGAAGAAAAATCCAGAGCAGAAAGCATTGGAGAGAACAGGAAATAAAGACAAGACGAAAGACGATCAGGCTAAGAAGACACTACAATCTTTGTTCAAAGATTATGAGAGTGATGAGGAGGATTCCTAA
- the LOC141666389 gene encoding CENP-B homolog protein 2-like has product MPLKQSLHVTDKIRKELCQYKKDHPNVTQKNLQQWLEEKHNLKVTQSIISNTLHRIAELLNIDKVSESSRRQKMVTYPLMETALLEWVHTYQTKINITGDLMKEKGAFFLNKVYPDAKLFDFSNGWLKRFEQRHGIKSFRHFGESGTVDVQAVEDVIPSLKNVLDQYDWKDIYNMDETGLFYRIQDDNSLATKQLEGRKQHKERMIVVVCTMEMACTYTIGSLGELQNQINLGNTTVHYLPTNMISKLQPCDAGIIHIIKAYYRRRFTRKLLERLEANTPYPEKIDILEAIRMVVATWTLDVKPQSIANCFLHCKSCIVPPEQVVMEKDNDTQVIIQELKDLIQNMQYFIRIQ; this is encoded by the exons ATGCCTCTTAAACAATCTTTGCATGTTACTGATAAAATTCGAAAAGAATTATGTCAGTACAAAAAAGACCACCCTAATGTAACTCAAAAAAATCTACAACAGTGGTTGGAGGAGAAACATAATCTCAAAGTTACCCAATCTATCATATCCAATACACTTCATCGTATTGCAGAACTACTCAATATTGATAAAGTAAGTGAGAGTTCAAGGCGCCAGAAAATGGTTACATACCCGCTCATGGAAACGGCATTGTTGGAGTGGGTTCATACGTATCAAACTAAGATTAACATCACTGGTGATCTTATGAAGGAAAAAGGCGCGTTCTTTCTTAATAAAGTGTATCCTGATGCAAAGTTATTTGACTTCTCAAATGGGTGGTTGAAGAGATTTGAGCAACGTCATGGAATAAAATCTTTTCGACATTTTGGAGAAAGCGGAACTGTGGATGTGCAAGCAGTTGAAGATGTGATTCCTAGTTTGAAGAATGTTCTTGATCAATACGATTGGAAAGACATTTATAATATGGATGAAACTGGACTCTTCTATAGAATACAG GATGATAACTCTTTGGCAACGAAACAACTCGAAGGTCGCAAGCAACACAAGGAAAGAATGATTGTGGTTGTATGCACTATGGAGATGGCA TGCACATATACCATTGGGAGTCTGGGAGAGCTTCAAAATCAAATAAATCTTGGAAACACGACAGTGCATTATCTCCCAACAAATATGATATCAAAATTGCAACCATGTGATGCTGGAATTATTCATATTATTAAGGCATACTACCGTCGTCGTTTCACTCGCAAGCTTCTTGAACGTTTAGAGGCTAATACTCCATATCCTGAAAAAATTGATATCCTGGAAGCAATTCGTATGGTTGTGGCAACATGGACATTGGATGTTAAACCACAAAGCATCGCAAATTGTTTTCTTCATTGCAAAAGTTGTATTGTCCCACCAGAACAGGTGGTTATGGAGAAAGATAATGACACGCAAGTTATTATTCAAGAGCTAAAAGACCTAATACAAAACATGCAATATTTTATAAGAATCCAATGA